A genomic region of Pogona vitticeps strain Pit_001003342236 chromosome 15, PviZW2.1, whole genome shotgun sequence contains the following coding sequences:
- the LOC140702838 gene encoding uncharacterized protein LOC140702838: protein MPRGFLVKRTRREGPASYRVRTLPEDPAQRTLLKAVGLPEPPASTQGPLRPVSAALLPASCPARGVHAGSPTPGESAPACAVAKPAAPLAKSAGPAPREALPAVVSILGAVVCQLCQESYPGPLALAQHSCSRIARVEYRCHECSKAFSCPANLASHRRWHKPHAGGPVGGTKENESPEPAGAHPEGSYPCSHCPKRFRRRVYLCKHLALHNVAATATGPVLSERQRLHGNLAPHCASWPGKPF from the coding sequence ATGCCCCGTGGGTTCCTGGTCAAGAGGACACGGCGAGAGGGCCCCGCCAGCTACCGGGTCAGAACTCTGCCCGAAGACCCGGCCCAACGGACGCTGCTGAAGGCGGTGGGCCTCCCCGAACCGCCAGCCTCTACCCAGGGCCCCCTGCGTCCGGTAAGCGCCGCTCTGCTGCCGGCCAGCTGCCCAGCGAGAGGCGTCCATGCGGGGTCACCGACCCCTGGCGAATCCGCTCCGGCCTGTGCGGTGGCGAAGCCGGCTGCCCCGCTGGCCAAGAGCGCCGGCCCGGCCCCCAGGGAGGCGCTCCCAGCCGTGGTGTCGATTCTGGGCGCCGTCGTCTGCCAGCTGTGCCAGGAATCGTATCCGGGGCCCCTGGCGTTGGCCCAGCACTCCTGCTCCCGCATCGCCCGGGTCGAATACCGGTGCCACGAATGCAGCAAAGCCTTCAGCTGCCcggccaacctggcctcccacCGCCGCTGGCACAAGCCCCACGCCGGCGGGCCCGTGGGGGGCACGAAGGAGAACGAGAGCCCGGAGCCGGCCGGCGCCCACCCGGAGGGGAGCTACCCCTGCTCCCACTGCCCCAAGCGGTTCCGGCGCCGCGTCTACCTCTGCAAGCATCTGGCCCTCCACAACGTGGCGGCCACGGCCACGGGGCCGGTGCTTTCCGAACGCCAGCGTCTGCACGGCAACCTCGCCCCGCACTGCGCTTCCTGGCCCGGGAAGCCGTTTTGA